In Anaerolineales bacterium, the following proteins share a genomic window:
- the lysA gene encoding diaminopimelate decarboxylase, translating into MTNRLSLFPESTRARGDSLFIAGHSLASLADGYGTPLYVYDRATLDLAVAEYQSALQAHYPSEAHITYAGKAFLCKSIAAWTQQHNLMIDCTGEGEIGIAVAGGVPREKILVHGVNKSKADLKSAFEHTGAIVVDNLSELRNIQLLISNHQSPVSNLWLRLLPGIAVTTHHAHTQTGQHDSKFGMTREEFIEAVNFCRENHLPLNGIHFHQGSNFRDPEPLLPAIDMALDLAKEIGFRVEWHFCPGGGWGVAYHEDELPNPSIENYVRGVAEAVVEGCKRRGLNLPVLHLEPGRSLVARAGVAIYRVGAIKRRGDKTWILTDGGMADNPRFALYGARYSCLPVEGLNREISGKVSIAGPYCESGDIVIEDLPMPELKEGELIAIPVAGAYHLSMSSNYNGARKPEALMVEEGKVEVILRRETVEDLLTRDG; encoded by the coding sequence ATGACAAACCGACTCTCCCTCTTCCCCGAATCGACTCGCGCGCGCGGCGATTCGCTTTTTATCGCGGGACATTCTCTCGCTTCTCTCGCGGACGGGTACGGGACTCCACTTTACGTATATGACCGCGCCACCCTCGACCTTGCCGTAGCGGAATATCAATCTGCTTTGCAGGCGCATTATCCGAGCGAGGCGCACATCACCTACGCGGGCAAAGCCTTCCTTTGCAAATCCATCGCCGCATGGACTCAACAACACAACCTGATGATAGATTGCACCGGCGAAGGCGAGATCGGCATCGCGGTTGCGGGAGGCGTTCCGCGTGAAAAGATTCTCGTCCATGGGGTGAATAAATCAAAAGCCGACTTGAAGTCTGCGTTTGAACATACTGGAGCCATTGTCGTTGACAATCTTTCCGAATTACGGAATATCCAATTACTTATTTCCAATCACCAATCCCCAGTCTCCAATCTCTGGCTCCGCCTCCTCCCCGGCATCGCTGTGACCACTCACCACGCGCACACGCAGACCGGTCAACACGACAGCAAATTCGGGATGACGCGCGAGGAATTCATCGAAGCGGTGAATTTTTGCAGAGAGAATCATCTTCCGCTGAATGGGATTCACTTCCATCAAGGCTCGAACTTCCGCGACCCTGAGCCATTACTCCCTGCGATTGACATGGCTTTGGACCTAGCAAAGGAAATTGGTTTCAGAGTCGAATGGCATTTCTGCCCCGGCGGCGGATGGGGCGTGGCATACCACGAAGACGAATTGCCAAACCCATCTATTGAAAATTATGTGCGCGGAGTTGCCGAGGCGGTGGTTGAAGGATGCAAAAGGCGGGGACTCAACCTCCCCGTTTTACATCTCGAACCTGGGAGAAGTCTCGTGGCGCGGGCGGGAGTGGCGATCTATCGCGTCGGCGCGATCAAACGACGCGGCGACAAAACTTGGATCCTCACCGACGGCGGCATGGCGGATAATCCACGCTTCGCGTTGTATGGAGCGAGATATTCTTGTTTGCCGGTGGAAGGACTCAATCGGGAGATCAGCGGAAAAGTTTCGATTGCCGGTCCATACTGCGAATCGGGCGACATCGTTATCGAAGATTTGCCGATGCCGGAGTTGAAAGAGGGCGAACTGATCGCCATCCCTGTGGCGGGCGCGTATCACCTGAGTATGTCGTCCAATTACAACGGCGCGCGGAAACCGGAAGCGTTGATGGTGGAGGAGGGAAAGGTCGAGGTGATTTTGAGGAGAGAAACGGTGGAGGATTTGCTCACGAGGGACGGCTGA
- the mce gene encoding methylmalonyl-CoA epimerase — protein sequence MPHVKQINHVAVVVDDMDKALSFWRDALGMELHELRDVPAEKSQVAFLPLQGSEVELVRPTSADSGIAKFLAKRGPGMHHICLEVDDIEGMMSQLKSKGVRLINDEPRTASDGKKYAFIHPESTSGVLVELYQL from the coding sequence ATGCCTCACGTCAAACAGATCAATCACGTCGCGGTGGTGGTGGACGATATGGACAAAGCCCTGTCGTTCTGGCGTGACGCGCTGGGGATGGAACTGCACGAACTACGCGACGTTCCCGCCGAGAAATCGCAGGTTGCCTTCCTTCCGCTTCAAGGCTCGGAAGTGGAACTGGTTCGCCCCACCTCAGCCGACTCGGGCATTGCGAAATTTCTCGCCAAGCGCGGACCCGGTATGCACCACATCTGTCTCGAAGTGGACGATATCGAAGGCATGATGTCGCAGTTGAAATCGAAAGGTGTGCGCCTCATCAACGACGAGCCGCGCACGGCATCCGACGGAAAGAAGTACGCCTTTATTCATCCCGAAAGTACATCTGGCGTGTTGGTTGAACTGTATCAACTTTAA